The genomic window TGGTTTCTGCGGCCTTCTCTCCCGTTTGGTGGCGGCGTTCCATTTAGGTCTCTGTTCTGTTCTTGCCTCTTGCGGCACCATATGTTCAGGCACCCATAGAGCAGAATGCCGGCAATGATGAGGAGCAGAACACTGCTAGTTAGCCAGATCCCCAAGGCCAGGTCTTTCTTTCTGTTGCTTACGGAGGACGGATCTTGTTCCTTTGTCTGAAAAATTCTGCACTGGTCACTGGATGGGTTTGCTGATTGGCAGGTTACACAAAGAATGTACTTGGTCAAGGGAGTTAGATTTTCAATTACAAAGGAGGACTGGCTGGCAGGGACCCTTTCTTCCCTCTGAAAGCTCTTCCTTGAGTATCCAGACAGCAGGCTGTCCCAGTTGGGGTGGTACATGATACTGTAGAAGCTGTCAGCACAGCTGGCCACAGTTGGCCACACAACCATGGCAGTGCTTCCAGTTACATTTTGCACGATGATTCCCATTTTGATGCTGCTTGAGGAAAAAGttcttccttaaaaaataaatggaacttttTTCAGTGTAGTGCAGGAATCATTCTTGAGAATGTGCTAAGTGAGCCCCAGGAGAAAGAAATGtagaatttgaaaagaatttattaagtaataGCTCTATGTAGTTGTGtagccatttattaagcacttatttgtGAAAGATTGTGACAGGGACTATTGATAAGAACTTGAAAGCAACGGATTAATAGAATAAAGAAGCAAAGAGGTTCGTTTAGTCTTcctatttatatttccagtgtcTAACCCAGTGCCTGGCAAAATGTAGGCATTTAATGACTATCACTTGGGCAGAGTATTAGCTCTCAAATTGGAGATCCTGAGGGGTCAAAACTCACCTTGCAAAGGAAATTGTTACCTTGCTGACTTTGGGACCTCATTTACTAGAACTGGAAAGTAAGAAGGCTAGATTATATCATctccaaagtccctttcagcCCTAGATGTATGATCTTATGAACTTTAGAAAAATTCTACTTGGCTAATTTAAAGCCCTAAATCTTGTaatgaaag from Sminthopsis crassicaudata isolate SCR6 chromosome 3, ASM4859323v1, whole genome shotgun sequence includes these protein-coding regions:
- the LOC141561143 gene encoding fibronectin type III domain-containing protein 9-like, which codes for MGIIVQNVTGSTAMVVWPTVASCADSFYSIMYHPNWDSLLSGYSRKSFQREERVPASQSSFVIENLTPLTKYILCVTCQSANPSSDQCRIFQTKEQDPSSVSNRKKDLALGIWLTSSVLLLIIAGILLYGCLNIWCRKRQEQNRDLNGTPPPNGREGRRNHGSRERGDLEKSSQSLVPNLEDQQADEVQLVTIKENLSTLPEPPLLKCNHQQLLSVAGQTPHVPQLGEGMVL